Proteins from a genomic interval of Danio rerio strain Tuebingen ecotype United States chromosome 4, GRCz12tu, whole genome shotgun sequence:
- the fgfr1op2 gene encoding FGFR1 oncogene partner 2 homolog codes for MTCTLEKVLADAKSLVERLRDHDSAAEILIEQTTLLNKRVEAMKQYQEEIEVLNQVARHRPRSTLVMGIQQENRQIRELQQENKELHTSLEEHQSALELIMSKYREQVFRLLMASKKEDPTIVTQLREQHTNEMQAHIEKINEMATVMRKAIEVDEGRLCEDEERIKRLELENSGLRELLGISREAFLLLKRDDTSDSTSLSPLLTSTDISLRKS; via the exons ATGACCTGCACATTAGAGAAGGTTCTGGCTGATGCCAAATCACTGGTGGAGAGACTCCGGGATCATGACAGTGCTGCAGAGATCCTGATTGAACAAACCACACTGCTCAACAAGAGAGTGGAGGCCATGAAACAG TATCAGGAAGAGATCGAGGTGTTAAACCAGGTTGCGAGGCATCGGCCACGCTCAACACTAGTCATGGGCATCCAACAGGAAAACCGGCAAATACGGGAACTGCAGCAAGAAAACAAAG AGCTGCACACGTCTCTGGAGGAGCATCAGTCTGCGCTGGAGCTGATCATGAGCAAATACAGAGAGCAAGTGTTTCGACTTCTGATGGCCAGCAAAAAAGAGGATCCCACCATCGTCACGCAGCTCAGAGAACAGCACACGAAC GAGATGCAAGCGCACATCGAAAAAATCAACGAAATGGCCACGGTGATGAGGAAAGCCATCGAAGTTGATGAAGGACGACTGTGTGAGGATGAGGAGAGAATCAAACGCCTGGAG ctGGAGAACAGTGGCCTGCGAGAGCTCCTGGGAATCAGTCGAGAAGCGTTTCTGCTGCTGAAGAGAGACGATACATCAGACAGCACATCTCTGTCGCCGCTGCTCACCAGCACAGACATCAGCCTGAGGAAGAGCTGA